The window TCATGCTGTGCGGCGGGAGGGGCTGGCCGGTGGAGAGGTAGCCCGACAGGTACAGGCGCGGGGTCCGATAGTAGGGCGTGTAGACAATGTACAACGTGTATGCGCGACGGCCACTGGCGAAGCTGTTAGCGAGACGGATTTGGCTGTCGAGGGGGGCGCGGGGAGGGCCAAAGAGGGCGACCTGCCTGTTCTTGGAGTCGGAGCCGACATCTCGgatgatggcgtcgtcgtcgtcgtcgtcatcgtccatGTCCGGGatgtcgtcatcgtcggggTCCGTGGCATCGCCGAGGTTGCcgctgtcgtcgacggtgcgtACATCCCTCGCCTTCAGCGGTTGCGAGCTCGTCAGGCCGCCGGTGCGCAGccagccatcgtcgtcggactGGCTGCCGGGGGTGCGGGGCTTGGAATCCTTAAAGTCGTTGAAATCCTCACCGtcgcccacgacggcctcctcgtggccggcgtcgccggcgaaaTCGTCGTCTAGCCGGCGGTGGCACGGCACGTTTCGCGTGACGAGATACTGCTTGTCGGGCGGCAGGTAGCTGACACGGcgggcatcgtcatcggcttGGCCCCAGGACCAGGTTGGGAACTTGTAGACGAGGTAGTCGCCAGCGGCGAGGAACTCGTCGGGTGTGATCTGGCCCGTCTGGCGGAAGGTTGATGTGTGCGACACCGGCGTGTACCGGTCGCGAAGGGTGTTGACGGTCGACTTGATGTAATTCATGCTTCGTAAGTGAAGTGGCAAGAACTCGACGGACGGTTTGGTTGATATGGATGTTGGGGGTTggtgtcggtgtcggtgtcggcgtcggcgtcagtgtcggcgtcggagtcagtgtcggcgtcggtgtcggtgtCGATGTCGGTGTCGATGTTGGCTGCGTACGCTATACTCGCACTCCTTCGGTTCGCATGTAGCGGCACGGTTCGAATCCGTTCCTTGTTTCTGTCTTGGGGATAATTCTGTTCGCTTGTACGGTTGCAGACGACCAGCGTCGTCCGGCCACAGGCATCGATCAACGAGTTGGATGCTGAATAAGCTGTATTTCGGCGACGTCCCTGGCGAGCGGTAATATGGAgtggaggagaaggagggggggTCCGAAGGGAGATGGGACGAGTAGAGCACAGCGAGGACGGTCAGGTCGGTCAGGTCACGACAGTTCGCTCTCCCTGTGACGCTCGCTACCTGGTGATGGATGGGAAGGAAGGTGGCGGGAAGGGTTCACGGAAGACGATAGCACGAGCTGCCAGGCACCACCGGGAGGAGTCACATGGCGAACGATGACgctggggggagggggatggGAGGGGGCTGGTCCGGGTCAGGTCCAGGCCCCAGCAGAGGGGCACGCACacaacggagtacttacggtatacctagtaatacATAGGTACTCTTACGATACGGCTTGCAGCAGCGGTATTCGGTGCTTGGctggtaccgagtacaggTATTAGCCGGTGAGGATGCAGGTACatcaagtaatacttggttgTGCAGTTAGttgaacatgtacttacttggcaCTGGGTGAACAGCTATCTTATTATggagtactctgcactctgTAGGTAATGCtgagtataagtactacgTGGcatacatacttactgtactcacctaggtacctagtaggtacctggtaggaattacttgtactgtaggtactaggtaggcactAAGTTATCTACCTGCCTAGTACCTATCAAGTACCCCTATCTAAGCAGTGCTCAGTACCAACAATACCCAGTAAGTACACCCAACAAGAAGTCCGTACCAGCAGTAATATAATAGCTGTTAGTAGGTTGTGATGGCCCACTGGGCGCTGCCGATGTTAGTGCTTGCGTGTGTTATAAGCTGGCGGGCGTGGTGCTCTGGAGAGATACTAACAACCCTAATAACTAGGTACCTGAAGCCTAATACTAACTACagaggtacctacctaggtacctacctatgCACCTTGGTACCTTCgttctacatgtacagaagAATGTAGTCATTGTAATATTAGCGAGACTTCAAACATGCACAAGTTCGAAGTAAGCTCGGCAGTGCTGAGATGCAGCATTGCGAGGTGTTCAGGGATCGGTACCTGCTACGTGCcgactccgtacggagtacctcaTGTCAAGATCCGCCGGAAAGGTCGCGGTGAGAGCTGCAAGAGGGTTGCGACGCAACACAGTGCCTGGCGGCCCGACGGACCGGTTCAAGGGGACGCAGGTTTGATCGGAGCCTGGGTTCTGACGCTTCTATGGCATGGTACGTTTGTTGTATTCATGCAAACATGTGACGTGTGCAGGTCGAAGCGGGCGCCAAAGCATGGAATGGGATGAATATCGTGGTATCATGATGGGACAGAATCCTAGAAACGTTGCGGCAAGTAGGTACAGGACAGGTCTGCCCGGTGGTAGCAGCCTCTCACGCTTCCTGCCCCCCCTCtgcccctccctccccttccccttcctcctcctcgctcacTTCCTCTCCCGCGTCCATTGCCTCCCGTCTCCTCCTGGCTGCCCGTTCCCGCTTCCGTTCCAGCAACATCTTGAGTCGCTTGGCTCCGTTGAAGACGCCACTCGTCCCCGAACCGCATGCGGCGCAGGTTGGGTCTCGCCTGAACCGCTTCAGCGCGCACCCTTCGCAGAAGTAGTGGCCGCACCTCGTCACGATCGGCTCCTTGTAGGGGCCCCTGCAGATGATGCAGGAGAAGGGAATGTTCTCGAGcatggcctcctcggcgtcgtcgtcgtcgtcgtcctttgATCTGTCGCGGTTCGCACTGGCCACCACCGTGCCGGCGAGGTTCTTTCCCTTGCTCACGTTTTCCCACTCCTTGTCCAGCTGCCAGCCCTGCTTGTAGTCCTCCCGGCTGTGTAGATATTTACTGCAAGACGCACCCCCATGTGAGCCGATGCACGCTGGGAGAGTCAAAGGGGAAATGGGGCCACGTACCAGTTATCGCCGAAGCCGCAGAAGCCTGTGACCTTGAAATCCTTGCATACGTCGGGAGCAAAATCGGTGACGGTGATTGTCCGGATGTTGGTCGGCGCCTTGATCGGCCCAACCGTCCGTTGCGGAGCGTCGGGATTCTTCTGGATGAAGGTGGCACGGTTCGCGAGGCCCTTGTATGTGCCATCGGACTTTTCGTCCTTGGAAACGAATCTCGTGGATCCAAGGAGCTTCTTGGAAGAGagcccatcgtc of the Drechmeria coniospora strain ARSEF 6962 chromosome 01, whole genome shotgun sequence genome contains:
- a CDS encoding Autophagy-related protein 3, with the protein product MNYIKSTVNTLRDRYTPVSHTSTFRQTGQITPDEFLAAGDYLVYKFPTWSWGQADDDARRVSYLPPDKQYLVTRNVPCHRRLDDDFAGDAGHEEAVVGDGEDFNDFKDSKPRTPGSQSDDDGWLRTGGLTSSQPLKARDVRTVDDSGNLGDATDPDDDDIPDMDDDDDDDDAIIRDVGSDSKNRQVALFGPPRAPLDSQIRLANSFASGRRAYTLYIVYTPYYRTPRLYLSGYLSTGQPLPPHSMMDDIVGDYKDKTVTLEDFPFFANNVKMASVHPCKHASVMKTLLDRADAALRLRRDKLRASQPIAAADADAPGLGSVVNDLGKLQVKSAQEPADKDEWEEVQGVEADEQDVAIRVDQYLVVFLKFMASVTPGIEHDFTMGV
- a CDS encoding pre-mRNA splicing factor cwc24; this encodes MADSGPSPAEGAPVPVAVFKRRGAKGKASLRKRPATPPAANSDSDFSSSEDEAGQRIKRRKKNASVAVHSRGVNGGGRDHVAPAFTADRSVPITNANDATKSSNWYDEAADDGLSSKKLLGSTRFVSKDEKSDGTYKGLANRATFIQKNPDAPQRTVGPIKAPTNIRTITVTDFAPDVCKDFKVTGFCGFGDNCREDYKQGWQLDKEWENVSKGKNLAGTVVASANRDRSKDDDDDDAEEAMLENIPFSCIICRGPYKEPIVTRCGHYFCEGCALKRFRRDPTCAACGSGTSGVFNGAKRLKMLLERKRERAARRRREAMDAGEEVSEEEEGEGEGGAEGGQEA